Proteins encoded within one genomic window of Episyrphus balteatus chromosome 1, idEpiBalt1.1, whole genome shotgun sequence:
- the LOC129911656 gene encoding lipase 3-like: protein MKWFGETIVIIIIIILSGISTVISVGPDIFYTTAQRIANYKYPVETHEVQTSDGYLLTIFRIPHSRKESNSTNNQRPIVFLQHGILSSSDVFILNGPDNALAYLLADAGFDVWLGNNRGNTYGRKHVNISADDTKFWNFSFNEIGMRDLPAMIDYVLHTTNQEKLHYVGHSQGTTIFFVLMSVIPSYNSKIKTAHMLAPVVYLDQAQTPIALIGGPLLGHPSIFSDLVANHELLPDYDAIAIFGSVFCVDGSWLQWICADPLFITGGWDPKHLNYTLLPLALETHPAGTSTTSFLHFFQLSESGYFRKYDYEKEKNNKIYGQDSPPNYNLTNVVSPVRLYYGDNDYFSSLDNIKRIEKILPNIAESYNVPVKAWNHFDFVWAIDVKKYINDKVIKTALHFEKTKKQL from the exons atgaaatggttTGGGGAAACTAttgtaataataattataattattcttTCGGGAATTTCTACTGTGATATCAGTCGGACCGGATATCTTTTACACTACT GCTCAACGAATAGCCAATTATAAATATCCAGTTGAAACACACGAAGTTCAAACCAGCGATGGATACTTGCTAACTATATTTCGTATTCCCCATTCACGGAAAGAATCGAATTCCACCAACAATCAACGTCCAATTGTATTTCTTCAACATGGCATCCTTTCATCTTCTGACGTTTTCATTCTAAACGGTCCAGATAATGCCCTAGCGTACCTTTTGGCTGATgcaggttttgacgtttggttagGAAACAACCGAGGCAACACTTATGGCCGAAAACATGTCAATATTTCGGCggatgatacaaaattttggaattttagtTTCAATGAAATAGGTATGCGAGACTTGCCAGCAATGATTGACTATGTTCTTCACACGACCAATCAAGAAAAACTCCATTATGTGGGACATTCTCAAGGGACTACCATCTTTTTTGTGCTCATGTCAGTAATTCCAAGTtacaattcaaaaattaaaaccgCTCACATGTTGGCTCCGGTTGTATATTTGGATCAAGCACAAACTCCAATTGCTTTAATCGGTGGACCGCTTCTTGGGCATCCATCAATATTTAGTGACCTCGTTGCAAATCATGAATTACTTCCGGATTATGATGCTATAGCTATTTTCGGATCAGTTTTTTGTGTAGATGGATCATGGTTACAATGGATTTGTGCGGATCCATTATTTATTACCGGTGGATGGGACCCAAAGCACTTAAATTAC ACACTTTTGCCACTTGCTCTAGAAACTCATCCAGCTGGTACATCAACGACATCATTTCTTCACTTTTTTCAGTTATCTGAATCAGGTTATTTCCGCAAATACGATtatgaaaaagagaaaaataacaaaatttatggcCAAGATTCACCACCAAATTACAATTTGACAAATGTTGTGTCTCCAGTGCGACTTTACTATGGAGATAATGATTACTTTTCATCATTGGATAATattaaaagaattgaaaaaatattgccaAATATAGCAGAAAGTTACAATGTTCCTGTGAAAGCTTGGAATCACTTTGATTTTGTTTGGGCAATCGATGTGAAGAAGTACATCAATGATAAAGTTATAAAGACAGCTCTACATTTTGAGAAAACTAAGAAACagttataa
- the LOC129906175 gene encoding uncharacterized protein LOC129906175 — MAKFMIIFVTLLAFAASSPLYGGYGNGQQSHGQQGGHLLGQDGHGQHGYAGHESHHGNQFGQGGHGQQGFGPHEGYQGGLFGQDGHGQQGFGGHKSHGNIVGQGGHGQHGYNAHGHEGHTQEECERAGHGHDHRGHGHRY, encoded by the exons atggcAAAATTCATG atTATCTTTGTCACTCTCTTGGCTTTTGCTGCAAGTTCACCATTATATGGCGGATATGGAAATGGCCAACAAAGTCACGGACAACAAGGCGGTCATCTCTTGGGACAAGACGGTCACGGACAACACGGCTATGCAGGACACGAAAGCCACCATGGAAATCAATTTGGACAAGGTGGTCATGGGCAGCAGGGCTTCGGACCACATGAAGGTTATCAAGGAGGTCTCTTCGGACAAGATGGCCATGGACAGCAGGGTTTTGGTGGACATAAAAGCCATGGAAATATCGTAGGACAAGGCGGTCACGGGCAACATGGATACAATGCTCACGGTCATGAGGGACATACTCAAGAAGAATGTGAACGTGCTGGACATGGTCATGATCATCGTGGACATGGACATCGTTATTAA
- the LOC129906206 gene encoding uncharacterized protein LOC129906206 yields MGSLVKIIALCLLPIVACQYSVNVQQQQPQQLLQAAPEPHEYLDIQAPEVFSFTPSPLQRPESLQSRPYFDFLSTLYRHDAGKKSLFVQPPRNRRAVNELLASAPVESSQLRQKRAIVFRPLFVYRQQEIKKQRIQSENDLRRYRH; encoded by the exons atgggatCGTTAGTCAAA atAATCGCACTTTGCTTACTGCCAATAGTAGCCTGCCAATATAGCGTAAATGTTCAACAGCAACAACCTCAACAGCTGCTACAAGCTGCGCCAGAACCACACGAATATTTAGACATTCAAGCGCCAGAAGTGTTTTCATTTACACCATCGCCATTGCAAAGGCCCGAAAGTCTACAGAGTCGACCATACTTTGATTTCTTGAGCACTCTTTATCGCCATGATGCCGGAAAGAAATCACTGTTTGTCCAGCCTCCAAGGAACAGGAGGGCCGTAAATGAACTTCTGGCATCTGCTCCAGTTGAATCGAGTCAATTGAGGCAAAAGCGTGCCATAGTATTCCGTCCACTGTTTGTTTATAGACAGCAAGAAATCAAAAAGCAGAGGATCCAAAGTGAAAATGATCTCAGACGTTATCGTCACTAA
- the LOC129907758 gene encoding uncharacterized protein LOC129907758, whose translation MNCKIALVFLVVLAVVLKSSQGKSIHDIKDDLEDAKKTVVIKKLAIAKGVAAKIKLAAFKKWVALKALAKAPFVLGKKAALLKIEGIKSLAAYKAAKLKKVLGYAAEKTAPAVAVVAGIPAAAVAAIPAVLKPKPVTHSELGHHTEVVDIYTYPGHGQNYQEAQHHIPANSHYYKSGLDAPRTYTNDYSLVPENNSGSQYYPVSDIIQPHETYGVPAN comes from the exons ATGAATTGCAAAATTGCACTAGTTTTTCTG gTTGTCCTTGCAGTGGTTCTCAAATCTTCCCAAGGAAAAAGCATTCACGACATAAAAGATGACCTAGAAGATGCTAAAAAGACTGTAGTTATTAAAAAGCTTGCCATTGCTAAAGGTGTTGCAGCTAAAATAAAACTAgctgcttttaaaaaatgggtaGCATTAAAAGCACTTGCTAAGGCTCCGTTTGTCCTGGGAAAGAAAGCAgctctattaaaaattgaaggTATCAAATCCTTGGCAGCTTACAAAGCTGCTAAGCTAAAGAAAGTTTTAGGTTATGCTGCTGAAAAAACTGCTCCAGCAGTAGCAGTTGTAGCAGGTATTCCAGCTGCAGCTGTAGCAGCTATACCAGCTGTACTTAAACCTAAACCTGTGACACACTCTGAATTGGGTCATCATACTGAAGTGGTTGATATTTATACATATCCTGGACATGGACAAAATTACCAAGAAGCACAACATCACATTCCAGCAAACAGTCATTATTATAAGAGTGGTCTAGATGCTCCTCGAACTTATACCAATGATTATag CTTGGTTCCTGAAAATAATTCGGGCAGCCAGTACTACCCCGTTTCTGATATTATCCAACCACACGAAACTTATGGTGTTCCAGCAAACTAA
- the LOC129907065 gene encoding uncharacterized protein LOC129907065: MYKLLICCGLVAFCATVLALPYGGSHKNSIGSPDGNGGGGGGGNDGGGWGGSKGGGFGGNSDYNSGQGGGHGGGFGGGSGGGSGGGLGGGSGSGLGGGLGGGSGGGQGGGGGGVHGGGGGLGGGRGGAHGDGMDGGQDGGQGGGAGGAGGAGGAGGAGGGHGGGRQGGLGGFTGSGGHNRNPSFGGGSGGCQLGGPCGGGGHGGGGHGGHGGGHGGGHGEHSGGYKSHGY; this comes from the exons ATGTATAAATTACTg ATTTGTTGTGGATTAGTGGCATTTTGTGCTACTGTCTTAGCCTTACCATATGGAGGCAGTCATAAGAACTCTATTGGATCACCAGATGGAAACGGAGGTGGCGGTGGTGGAGGAAATGATGGTGGAGGTTGGGGTGGTTCCAAAGGAGGAGGATTTGGAGGTAATTCAGATTATAACAGTGGTCAAGGAGGAGGTCATGGTGGTGGATTCGGAGGTGGATCAGGAGGTGGCTCAGGAGGCGGTTTAGGAGGTGGTTCAGGAAGCGGTTTAGGCGGCGGTTTAGGAGGCGGTTCAGGAGGCGGTCAAGGTGGTGGTGGAGGAGGTGTACacggtggtggtggtggacTTGGTGGCGGCCGAGGTGGTGCCCACGGTGATGGAATGGATGGTGGTCAAGATGGTGGTCAAGGAGGTGGTGCTGGAGGCGCTGGAGGCGCAGGAGGTGCAGGAGGTGCAGGAGGTGGTCACGGTGGCGGTCGTCAAGGAGGTTTAGGAGGTTTTACTGGTTCAGGAGGTCACAATAGAAATCCAAGCTTTGGTGGCGGTAGTGGTGGATGTCAGCTTGGAGGTCCTTGCGGTGGTGGAGGCCATGGGGGTGGTGGTCACGGTGGCCACGGTGGTGGTCATGGTGGTGGTCATGGTGAACATTCAGGTGGTTATAAGAGTCAtggatattaa